From one Macadamia integrifolia cultivar HAES 741 unplaced genomic scaffold, SCU_Mint_v3 scaffold445, whole genome shotgun sequence genomic stretch:
- the LOC122068613 gene encoding uncharacterized protein LOC122068613: protein MSNIDRLSRMSIDDEDPSLVVVVPEDLLIKVFSWLPMKSLLRFKCLSKRWLDVISNDSYFIHLRSQHSKSKDSKPPLLFYSSCIPPGVEDSMIILLQSSTDMEGRLLDKFEFNKMDFPLRRPLMLPTRFDLVCFISKNQLHVCNPSTHELITLPPLVCNYNDIFEFHGSFGFGYVESTDEYKIVHLIPPFLEKRYGYGADLPMQCTQCAVFTLGMTEGSTSSYGSPWAWKIIGNSPYNVEHLQCPAFVDGVLHWLIDRKHHPELMTDIEQTILAFNLESEEFGLVPRPRDCSDLAGIDLQMVELRGLLCLSCVDEGDRKMDIWMLKNYCNETRTFTWVKEYSIDLSTLAGTPYGSYTRSACPLLSFGNMHLNMRTLGDGPRRSYSGSYVPRDIQDDGNKVLIEMWDGRSFYYHVQTASFTGFICEKWRRSFFSFYTESLRSLRYVIQKRFNFDEITGITHSQSRELAYMDNPPLYVVRVFALFDNPRRFSYGGYLTDFRGGFVAIEGKELEAEHFAGGDAIEAEAKAILCGLQLARGQGIQRIALVSNAKELVDAINTGERQSFQKLETILTKIIDLLSEFDWAQIFHDQRLSTQVAFQLARWAIKSSYGMGFHETKRPDWFIDG, encoded by the exons ATGAGTAACATAGACCGTCTAAGTCGGATGAGTATTGACGATGAGGATCCATCATTAGTGGTAGTGGTACCTGAAGATTTGTTGATCAAAGTGTTTTCATGGCTCCCCATGAAGTCCCTTCTCAGGTTCAAGTGCCTGAGTAAACGATGGCTTGATGTCATATCCAATGATTCTTATTTCATTCACCTCCGCTCTCAGCACTCCAAGTCCAAAGACTCCAAACCACCTCTTCTCTTTTACTCATCCTGTATACCTCCAGGTGTAGAAGACAGCATGATTATTCTTCTCCAATCCTCGACGGACATGGAAGGGAGGTTGTTAGACAAATTCGAGTTTAATAAGATGGATTTCCCCCTTAGACGCCCCCTCATGCTCCCTACCCGCTTCGATCTGGTATGTTTCATATCCAAAAATCAACTCCATGTTTGCAATCCAAGTACACATGAACTCATAACATTGCCACCACTTGTGTGTAATTACAATGATATCTTCGAATTCCACGGTAGCTTCGGTTTTGGATATGTTGAGTCTACCGACGAGTATAAAATAGTTCATCTGATTCCTCCTTTCTTGGAAAAGAGATATGGATATGGTGCCGATCTCCCAATGCAATGTACGCAATGTGCAGTTTTCACCTTGGGGATGACAGAGGGCTCTACTTCTTCTTATGGTTCTCCTTGGGCTTggaaaattataggaaattccCCCTATAATGTTGAGCATCTTCAATGTCCGGCTTTCGTGGATGGAGTTCTTCATTGGCTGATCGACCGCAAGCATCACCCTGAGCTTATGACCGATATTGAACAGACAATCTTGGCGTTCAATTTGGAGAGTGAAGAATTTGGACTTGTCCCACGTCCCAGAGATTGTTCTGATCTTGCAGGTATAGATCTCCAAATGGTGGAGTTGAGAGGGCTACTTTGCCTTTCATGTGTTGATGAAGGTGATCGCAAAATGGACATATGGATGTTGAAAAACTACTGCAATGAGACTCGTACCTTTACGTGGGTAAAAGAGTATAGCATTGATCTGAGTACCTTGGCGGGTACTCCATACGGTAGCTATACTAGGTCTGCTTGTCCTTTGCTCTCATTTGGAAACATGCATCTGAATATGAGAACCTTGGGGGATGGTCCACGCCGTAGCTATTCTGGGTCTTATGTTCCTAGGGACATACAAGATGACGGGAATAAGGTGCTTATTGAGATGTGGGACGGAAGATCATTCTATTACCATGTCCAAACCGCAAGTTTTACTGGATTTATTTGTGAGAAATGGAGACGTTCATTCTTTAGTTTCTATACGGAGAGTTTGCGCTCACTGAGATACGTAATTCAG AAAAGATTCAATTTTGATGAAATTACTGGAATTACTCACTCCCAATCAAGGGAGTTGGCGTACATGGATAACCCGCCACTCTATGTAGTGCGTGTTTTTGCACTTTTTGACAATCCACGCAGATTTTCTTATGGAGGATATCTAACAGATTTTAGAGGTGGCTTTGTTGCTATCGAAGGGAAGGAACTAGAGGCAGAACATTTTGCAGGAGGAGATGCCAttgaagcagaagcaaaagcCATTCTTTGTGGGTTGCAATTAGCTCGTGGGCAAGGTATCCAGCGCATTGCTTTGGTTTCTAATGCAAAGGAGCTAGTTGATGCTATTAATACTGGAGAAAGGCAAAGTTTTCAAAAGCTGGAAACGATTCTTACCAAGATTATTGATCTTCTTTCTGAATTCGATTGGGCTCAAATATTCCATGATCAAAGACTGTCTACTCAAGTGGCTTTCCAACTTGCTCGTTGGGCTATCAAGTCGTCGTATGGAATGGGTTTTCATGAAACAAAACGACCCGATTGGTTCATAGATGGGTGA